A portion of the Osmerus mordax isolate fOsmMor3 chromosome 22, fOsmMor3.pri, whole genome shotgun sequence genome contains these proteins:
- the chmp2bb gene encoding charged multivesicular body protein 2b produces the protein MAFFKKKTVDDVIKEQTKELKGTQRQITRDRSALEKQEKQLEMEIKKMARTGNKEACTILAKQLIQLRKQKNRTYAVSSKVTSMSTQTKLMHSQMKMAGAMATTTKTMQAVNKKMDPQKTLQTMQNFQKENMKMEMTEEMMNDTLDDLFDESGDEEESEGIVSQVLDEIGIEISGKMVSAPSASRNLPNASTSKSDGISDEEIERQLKALGVD, from the exons ATGGctttttttaagaaaaaaactgttgATG ACGTCATCAAAGAACAGACCAAAGAGCTGAAAGGAACTCAAAGACAGATCACCAGAGACAGATCTGCCCTggagaaacaagaaaaacaaCTG GAGATGGAGATCAAGAAGATGGCTCGAACAGGAAACAAGGAAGCATGCACCATCCTGGCCAAGCAGCTGATCCAGCTGAGGAAGCAGAAGAACAGGACGTACGCTGTCAGTTCAAAGGTCACTTCCATGTCCACTCAGACCAAGTTGATGCACTCCCagatgaaaatggcaggagccaTGGCTACCACCACCAAA ACTATGCAGGCAGTGAATAAGAAGATGGACCCTCAGAAGACACTACAGACGATGCAGAACTTCCAGAAGGAAAACATGAAGATGGAGATGACAGAGGAAATGA TGAACGACACTTTGGACGATCTATTTGACGAGtctggggatgaggaggagtctGAGGGAATAGTCAGTCAGGTCCTGGATGAGATTGGCATTGAAATTTCAGGAAAG ATGGTGAGCGCACCCTCGGCCAGCAGAAATCTCCCAAATGCTTCTACCTCAAAATCAGACGGCATCTCTGATGAAGAGATTGAAAGGCAGCTCAAAGCGCTTGGAGTGGACTAA
- the LOC136965801 gene encoding translationally-controlled tumor protein homolog: MIIYKCIITGDEMFSDSLKVKETPDGMMYEVTGKLTSRTDNIDDSLIGGNASAEGGDEGCAGSTVSGVDIVLNSNLQETTPYDKKAYSGYIKKYLKDVKAKLEETNPDRVKDFMAKAPACVKMILENIDKYQFFMGEGQNPDGMIGLLDYREDGVTPYMLFFKDGLEAEKV; this comes from the exons ATGATCATCTACAAGTGCATCATCACCG GAGACGAGATGTTTTCAGACTCGCTCAAAGTCAAAGAAACACCCGATGGTATGATGTATGAAGTCACAGGAAAG CTAACCAGTAGAACAGACAACATTGACGATTCTTTGATCGGGGGCAATGCGTCAGCAGAGGGGGGCGACGAAGGCTGCGCTGGCAGCACAGTCAGTGGTGTTGACATCGTCCTAAACAGCAACCTCCAGGAAACCACACCTTACGACAAGAAAGCATACAGCGGCTACATTAAGAAGTACCTCAAGGA CGtcaaggccaagctggaggagaCCAACCCAGACAGAGTTAAAGATTTCATGGCTAAGGCCCCAGCTTGTGTCAAGATGATCCTGGAGAACATCGACAAATACCAG TTCTTCATGGGTGAGGGCCAAAACCCCGACGGTATGATCGGCCTGCTGGACTACCGTGAGGATGGCGTCACACCCTACATGCTCTTCTTCAAGGATGGACTGGAAGCAGAGAAAGTT TAA
- the gtf2f2a gene encoding general transcription factor IIF subunit 2 isoform X2: MSEKSEVDLTGAKQNTGVWLVKVPKYLSQQWAKASGRGEVGKLRIGKNQGKAEVSFTLNEELTVIDGIDKTVRAPRDHPFTMQSVGGQTLAVFTESSSGQLEERSDGSSSVAGAGAGPDKIALEGVVVQRAECRPAVSENYMRLKRMQIEESSKPVRLSQQLDKAVTNNYKPVANHSYNLEYDRKKKEEGKRARADKQQVLDILFSAFEKHQYYNIKDLVDITKQPVIYLKEILRDIGIYNVKGTHKNTWELRPEYRHYQGEEKTDE, encoded by the exons ATGTCAGAGAAATCAGAAGTGGATTTAACTGGTGCTAAACAGAATACTGGTGTATGGCTGGTAAAG GTGCCCAAGTACCTGTCTCAACAGTGGGCGAAAGCGTCAGGCAGGGGCGAGGTTGGCAAGCTCCGAATTGGCAA GAACCAAGGGAAAGCAGAG GTGTCTTTCACATTGAACGAAGAGCTAACTGTGATTGATGGTATCGACAAGACGGTGCGGGCACCTCGTGACCACCCCTTCACCATGCAAAGTGTAGGGGGTCAGACGCTCGCCGTTTTCACAGAATCCTCGTCAG GCCAGTTAGAAGAGAGATCTGATGGCAGCAGCTCAGTTGCAGGGGCGGGGGCAGGTCCAG ACAAGATAGccctggagggggtggtggtccAGAGGGCAGAGTGCCGGCCTGCTGTCAGTGAGAACTACATGAGGCTGAAGAG AATGCAGATCGAGGAGTCCTCCAAGCCTGTTAGGCTGTCCCAACAGTTGGACAAAGCTGTCACCAACAACTACAAACCGGTGGCCAATCATTCTTACAAC CTGGAGTATgacaggaagaagaaggaggagggcaaGCGAGCACGTGCTGATAAACAGCAGGTGTTGGATATACTGTTCTCCGCTTTTGAGAAGCACCAGTACTACAACATCAAAGACCTGGTGGACATCACCAAACAGCCTGTG ATTTACCTGAAGGAGATCCTGCGTGACATTGGCATCTACAACGTCAAGGGAACTCACAAGAACACTTGGGAGCTGAGGCCAGAGTACCGCCATtaccagggggaggagaagacggACGAGTAG
- the gtf2f2a gene encoding general transcription factor IIF subunit 2 isoform X3: MSEKSEVDLTGAKQNTGVWLVKVPKYLSQQWAKASGRGEVGKLRIGKNQGKAEVSFTLNEELTVIDGIDKTVRAPRDHPFTMQSVGGQTLAVFTESSSDKIALEGVVVQRAECRPAVSENYMRLKRMQIEESSKPVRLSQQLDKAVTNNYKPVANHSYNLEYDRKKKEEGKRARADKQQVLDILFSAFEKHQYYNIKDLVDITKQPVIYLKEILRDIGIYNVKGTHKNTWELRPEYRHYQGEEKTDE; this comes from the exons ATGTCAGAGAAATCAGAAGTGGATTTAACTGGTGCTAAACAGAATACTGGTGTATGGCTGGTAAAG GTGCCCAAGTACCTGTCTCAACAGTGGGCGAAAGCGTCAGGCAGGGGCGAGGTTGGCAAGCTCCGAATTGGCAA GAACCAAGGGAAAGCAGAG GTGTCTTTCACATTGAACGAAGAGCTAACTGTGATTGATGGTATCGACAAGACGGTGCGGGCACCTCGTGACCACCCCTTCACCATGCAAAGTGTAGGGGGTCAGACGCTCGCCGTTTTCACAGAATCCTCGTCAG ACAAGATAGccctggagggggtggtggtccAGAGGGCAGAGTGCCGGCCTGCTGTCAGTGAGAACTACATGAGGCTGAAGAG AATGCAGATCGAGGAGTCCTCCAAGCCTGTTAGGCTGTCCCAACAGTTGGACAAAGCTGTCACCAACAACTACAAACCGGTGGCCAATCATTCTTACAAC CTGGAGTATgacaggaagaagaaggaggagggcaaGCGAGCACGTGCTGATAAACAGCAGGTGTTGGATATACTGTTCTCCGCTTTTGAGAAGCACCAGTACTACAACATCAAAGACCTGGTGGACATCACCAAACAGCCTGTG ATTTACCTGAAGGAGATCCTGCGTGACATTGGCATCTACAACGTCAAGGGAACTCACAAGAACACTTGGGAGCTGAGGCCAGAGTACCGCCATtaccagggggaggagaagacggACGAGTAG
- the gtf2f2a gene encoding general transcription factor IIF subunit 2 isoform X1, with protein sequence MSEKSEVDLTGAKQNTGVWLVKVPKYLSQQWAKASGRGEVGKLRIGKNQGKAEVSFTLNEELTVIDGIDKTVRAPRDHPFTMQSVGGQTLAVFTESSSEQPRGQLEERSDGSSSVAGAGAGPDKIALEGVVVQRAECRPAVSENYMRLKRMQIEESSKPVRLSQQLDKAVTNNYKPVANHSYNLEYDRKKKEEGKRARADKQQVLDILFSAFEKHQYYNIKDLVDITKQPVIYLKEILRDIGIYNVKGTHKNTWELRPEYRHYQGEEKTDE encoded by the exons ATGTCAGAGAAATCAGAAGTGGATTTAACTGGTGCTAAACAGAATACTGGTGTATGGCTGGTAAAG GTGCCCAAGTACCTGTCTCAACAGTGGGCGAAAGCGTCAGGCAGGGGCGAGGTTGGCAAGCTCCGAATTGGCAA GAACCAAGGGAAAGCAGAG GTGTCTTTCACATTGAACGAAGAGCTAACTGTGATTGATGGTATCGACAAGACGGTGCGGGCACCTCGTGACCACCCCTTCACCATGCAAAGTGTAGGGGGTCAGACGCTCGCCGTTTTCACAGAATCCTCGTCAG AGCAGCCCAGGG GCCAGTTAGAAGAGAGATCTGATGGCAGCAGCTCAGTTGCAGGGGCGGGGGCAGGTCCAG ACAAGATAGccctggagggggtggtggtccAGAGGGCAGAGTGCCGGCCTGCTGTCAGTGAGAACTACATGAGGCTGAAGAG AATGCAGATCGAGGAGTCCTCCAAGCCTGTTAGGCTGTCCCAACAGTTGGACAAAGCTGTCACCAACAACTACAAACCGGTGGCCAATCATTCTTACAAC CTGGAGTATgacaggaagaagaaggaggagggcaaGCGAGCACGTGCTGATAAACAGCAGGTGTTGGATATACTGTTCTCCGCTTTTGAGAAGCACCAGTACTACAACATCAAAGACCTGGTGGACATCACCAAACAGCCTGTG ATTTACCTGAAGGAGATCCTGCGTGACATTGGCATCTACAACGTCAAGGGAACTCACAAGAACACTTGGGAGCTGAGGCCAGAGTACCGCCATtaccagggggaggagaagacggACGAGTAG
- the LOC136966041 gene encoding sodium/potassium-transporting ATPase subunit alpha-1-like: protein MLLWIGAILCLLAYGIQAAYESEPVHDNLYLGVVLTAVVIITGCFSYYQEAKSSKIMDSFKKLVPQQALVIRDGEKKNINAEEVVIGDLVEVKGGDRIPADLRVTSAQGCKVDNSSLTGESEPQTRTSEFSNDNPLETRNIAFFSTNCVEGTAQGIVINTGDRTVMGRIASLASSLEGGQTPIAKEIEHFIHIITGVAVFLGVSFFILSLILGYGWLEAVIFLIGIIVANVPEGLLATVTVCLTLTAKRMAKKNCLVKNLEAVETLGSTSTICSDKTGTLTQNRMTVAHMWFDNQIHEADTTENQSGTSFDKSSATWAALARIAGLCNRAVFLAEQTNVPILKRDVAGDASESALLKCIELCCGSVKQMREKHPTIAEIPFNSTNKYQLSVHETSTPGETKHLLVMKGAPERILDRCSTILIQGKEQPLDDEMKDAFQNAYIALGGLGERVLGFCHLLLPDDQFAEGFDFDTEEMNFPTENLCFIGLMSMIDPPRAAVPDAVGKCKSAGIKVIMVTGDHPITAKAIAKSVGIISEGNETVEDIAARLNIPVKDVNPRDAKACVVHGGDLKDLTSEQLDSILAHHTEIVFARTSPQQKLIIVEGFQRQGAIVAVTGDGVNDSPALKKADIGVAMGIAGSDVSKQAADMILLDDNFASIVTGVEEGRLIFDNLKKSIAYTLTSNIPEITPFLLFIIAEIPLALGTVTILCIDLGTDMIPAISLAYEKAESDIMKRQPRNPVTDKLVNERLISMAYGQIGVIQATAGFFVYFVILAENGFYPWDLLGIRINWENKDLNDLEDSYGQQWTHESRKIVEFTCHTSFFVTIVLVQWACLIVCKTRRNSFIQQGMKNKVLIFGIFEETILAAFLSYCPGMDVALRMYPLKPSWWFWSFPYTLLIFVYDETRRYIMRRNPGGWVEKETYY from the exons ATGTTACTATGGATTGGTGCTATACTCTGTTTGCTGGCTTATGGTATCCAGGCGGCCTATGAGAGTGAACCAGTCCATGACAAT TTGTATCTGGGTGTTGTACTCACTGCAGTCGTCATTATCACTGGCTGTTTCTCCTACTACCAAGAGGCTAAGAGCTCAAAGATCATGGATTCCTTCAAGAAACTGGTCCCACAG CAAGCCTTAGTTATCCGTGATGGTGAGAAGAAGAACATCAATGCTGAGGAGGTGGTGATTGGAGATTTGGTGGAGGTGAAAGGAGGAGACAGGATACCAGCTGATCTACGTGTCACCTCTGCCCAAGGATGCAAG GTGGACAACTCCTCCCTCACTGGTGAATCTGAGCCCCAAACACGTACCTCTGAATTCTCCAATGACAACCCCCTGGAGACCAGGAACATTGCTTTCTTCTCCACCAACTGTGTTGAAG GCACTGCCCAAGGTATTGTCATCAACACCGGTGATCGCACAGTTATGGGTCGTATCGCTTCTCTTGCCTCAAGCCTGGAAGGCGGTCAAACACCCATTGCCAAAGAGATTGAGCACTTCATCCACATCATCACTGGTGTTGCTGTCTTCCTGGGTGTGTCCTTCTttatcctctccctcatcctgggATATGGCTGGCTGGAGGCTGTCATCTTCCTTATTGGAATCATTGTTGCCAACGTGCCAGAAGGTCTTCTGGCTACAGTCACT GTGTGTTTGACTCTGACCGCCAAGCGTATGGCCAAGAAGAACTGCTTGGTGAAGAACCTTGAAGCTGTGGAGACCCTTGGTTCCACCTCCACCATCTGCTCCGACAAGACTGGCACCTTGACCCAGAACAGGATGACTGTGGCCCACATGTGGTTTGACAACCAGATCCATGAAGCTGACACTACTGAGAACCAGAGTGGGACCTCCTTCGACAAGAGCTCTGCCACCTGGGCTGCCCTGGCTAGAATTGCTGGCCTCTGCAACCGTGCTGTCTTCCTGGCAGAGCAGACAAATGTCCCAATATTGAAA AGAGATGTAGCTGGTGATGCCTCTGAATCTGCCCTGCTGAAGTGTATTGAGCTGTGCTGTGGCTCTGTCAAACAAATGAGAGAAAAGCATCCCACCATAGCTGAAATACCATTCAACTCCACCAACAAATACCAG cTCTCCGTTCATGAAACCTCAACGCCAGGTGAGACCAAGCACCTGCTAGTGATGAAGGGAGCTCCTGAGAGGATCCTGGACCGCTGCTCCACCATCTTGATCCAGGGCAAAGAGCAGCCATTGGACGATGAGATGAAAGACGCCTTCCAGAATGCTTACATTGCGCTTGGGGGACTTGGAGAGAGAGTTCTAG GTTTCTGCCATCTTCTTCTTCCTGATGATCAGTTTGCTGAGGGCTTTGACTTCGATACAGAGGAGATGAACTTCCCCACTGAGAACCTGTGCTTTATTGGCCTCATGTCCATGATTGATCCTCCCCGTGCTGCTGTGCCTGATGCTGTGGGCAAGTGCAAGAGTGCTGGAATTAAG GTCATCATGGTGACTGGTGATCATCCAATCACAGCTAAGGCCATAGCCAAGAGTGTAGGTATCATATCGGAGGGAAATGAGACCGTTGAGGACATCGCCGCTCGCCTGAACATTCCAGTTAAAGATGTTAACCCAAG AGATGCCAAGGCTTGTGTGGTCCATGGTGGTGATCTGAAGGATCTAACATCAGAGCAGTTGGACAGCATTCTGGCCCACCACACTGAGATCGTGTTTGCCAGAACTTCCCCTCAGCAGAAACTGATCATCGTGGAGGGGTTCCAACGCCAG GGTGCGATTGTAGCTGTGACAGGAGATGGTGTGAACGACTCTCCTGCCCTGAAGAAGGCTGACATTGGTGTTGCCATGGGCATTGCTGGATCAGACGTCTCTAAGCAGGCTGCTGACATGATCCTTCTGGATGACAACTTTGCCTCCATTGTGACTGGGGTAGAAGAAG GTCGTCTGATCTTCGACAACTTAAAGAAGTCCATTGCCTACACCCTGACCAGTAATATTCCAGAGAttacccccttcctcctctttatCATTGCCGAAATTCCACTAGCTCTGGGAACGGTCACCATCCTCTGTATTGACCTGGGAACGGACATG ATTCCTGCAATCTCCTTGGCCTATGAAAAAGCTGAGAGTGACATCATGAAGAGACAGCCCAGAAACCCTGTGACAGACAAGCTGGTGAACGAGAGACTCATTAGCATGGCTTACGGTCAAATTG GTGTGATTCAGGCCACAGCCGGGTTCTTTGTCTATTTTGTCATCCTGGCTGAGAATGGATTCTACCCCTGGGACCTGCTGGGCATTAGAATTAACTGGGAAAACAAAGACCTGAATGACTTGGAGGACAGTTATGGACAGCAGTGG ACACACGAGAGCAGAAAGATTGTGGAGTTCACATGCCACACATCGTTCTTTGTCACCATTGTGCTCGTCCAGTGGGCCTGTCTCATTGTTTGCAAGACCAGGAGGAATTCTTTCATTCAACAGGGAATGAA GAACAAGGTTCTGATCTTTGGCATATTTGAAGAGACAATCCTTGCTGCCTTCCTGTCTTACTGCCCTGGGATGGATGTAGCCCTCAGAATGTATCCACTCAA GCCTTCCTGGTGGTTCTGGTCTTTCCCCTACACACTGCTTATCTTTGTCTACGATGAAACTCGGAGGTACATCATGCGACGCAACCCAGGAG GTTGGGTGGAAAaagaaacatactattga
- the LOC136966040 gene encoding sodium/potassium-transporting ATPase subunit alpha-1-like produces MGHGKGKDDYKLAATDDNGKVKKGKKSEKDLDELKKEVDLDDHKLTLDELHRKYGTDISRGLSSSRAKEILARDGPNALTPPPTTPEWVKFCRQLFGGFSMLLWIGAILCLLAYGIQAASEDEPVNDNLYLGVVLTGVVIITGCFSYYQEAKSSKIMDSFKNLVPQQALVIRDGEKKNINAEEVVIGDLVEVKGGDRIPADLRITSAQGCKVDNSSLTGESEPQTRTPEFSNENPLETRNIAFFSTNCVEGTAKGIVINTGDRTVMGRIASLASSLEGGKTPIAKEIEHFIHIITGVAVFLGVSFFILSLILGYGWLEAVIFLIGIIVANVPEGLLATVTVCLTLTAKRMAKKNCLVKNLEAVETLGSTSTICSDKTGTLTQNRMTVAHMWFDNQIHEADTTENQSGTSFDKSSATWAALAGIAGLCNRAVFLAEQTNVPILKRDVAGDASESALLKCIELCCGSVKQMREKNPAIAEIPFNSTNKYQLSIHKNSKSGEAKHLLVMKGAPERILDRCSTILLHGKELPLDDEMKDAFQNAYIELGGLGERVLGFCQLLLPDDQFAEGFDFDTEEMNFPTENLCFIGLMSMIDPPRAAVPDAVGKCRSAGIKVIMVTGDHPITAKAIAKSVGIISEGNETVEDIAARLNIPVTEVNPRDAKACVVHGGELKELTSEQLDNILAHHTEIVFARTSPQQKLIIVEGCQRQGAIVAVTGDGVNDSPALKKADIGVAMGIAGSDVSKQAADMILLDDNFASIVTGVEEGRLIFDNLKKSIAYTLTSNIPEISPFLLFIIADIPLPLGTVTILCIDLGTDMVPAISLAYEEAESDIMKRQPRNPKTDKLVNERLISIAYGQIGMIQATAGFFSYFVILAENGFFPMDLLGLRVNWDNKDMNDMQDSYGQQWTYEGRKIVEFTCHTAFFASIVVVQWADLIICKTRRNSILQQGMKNKILIFGLFEETALAAFLSYCPGMDVALRMYPLKPCWWFCAFPYSLLIFLYDEGRRYVMRRNPGGWVEKETYY; encoded by the exons ATGGGGCACGGA AAGGGGAAAGATGACTACAAATTGGCAGCGACTGATGACAACGGAAAAGttaagaaaggaaagaaaagtgaAAAGGACCTGGATGAACTGAAGAAGGAGGTTGATCTG GATGACCATAAACTGACCTTGGATGAACTTCACAGGAAATATGGCACAGACATAAGCAGG GGTCTCTCTTCATCCCGTGCAAAGGAGATCCTGGCCCGTGACGGTCCCAATGCCTTGACTCCTCCCCCCACTACCCCTGAGTGGGTCAAGTTCTGCAGGCAGCTATTTGGAGGTTTTTCCATGCTACTATGGATTGGTGCCATTCTCTGTTTACTGGCTTACGGTATCCAGGCGGCCTCTGAGGATGAGCCAgttaatgacaat TTGTATCTGGGTGTGGTGCTTACGGGTGTGGTCATCATCACTGGATGTTTCTCTTACTACCAAGAGGCGAAGAGCTCAAAGATCATGGATTCCTTCAAGAACCTGGTCCCACAG CAAGCCCTAGTTATCCGTGATGGTGAGAAGAAGAACATCAATGCTGAGGAGGTGGTGATTGGAGATCTGGTGGAGGTAAAAGGAGGAGACAGGATACCAGCTGATCTACGTATCACCTCTGCCCAAGGATGCAAG GTGGACAACTCCTCGCTCACTGGTGAATCGGAGCCCCAAACACGTACTCCTGAATTTTCAAATGAGAACCCACTGGAGACCAGAAACATTGCCTTCTTTTCCACCAACTGTGTTGAAG GCACTGCCAAAGGTATTGTCATCAACACCGGTGATCGCACAGTTATGGGTCGTATCGCTTCTCTTGCCTCAAGCCTGGAAGGCGGTAAAACACCCATTGCCAAAGAGATTGAGCACTTCATCCACATCATCACTGGTGTTGCTGTCTTCCTGGGTGTGTCCTTCTttatcctctccctcatcctgggATATGGCTGGCTGGAGGCTGTCATCTTCCTTATTGGAATCATTGTTGCCAATGTGCCAGAAGGTCTTCTGGCTACAGTCACT GTGTGTTTGACTCTGACTGCCAAGCGTATGGCCAAGAAGAACTGCTTGGTGAAGAACCTTGAAGCTGTGGAGACCCTTGGTTCCACCTCCACCATCTGCTCCGACAAGACTGGCACCTTGACCCAGAACAGGATGACTGTGGCCCACATGTGGTTTGACAACCAGATTCATGAAGCTGACACTACTGAGAACCAGAGTGGGACCTCCTTCGACAAGAGCTCTGCCACCTGGGCTGCCCTGGCTGGAATTGCTGGCCTTTGCAACCGTGCAGTCTTCCTGGCAGAGCAGACAAATGTCCCAATCTTGAAA AGAGATGTAGCTGGTGATGCCTCTGAATCTGCCCTGCTGAAGTGTATTGAGCTGTGCTGTGGCTCTGTCAAACAAATGAGAGAAAAGAATCCCGCTATAGCTGAAATACCATTCAACTCCACCAACAAATACCAG CTTTCCATCCATAAGAACTCCAAGTCAGGAGAGGCCAAGCACCTGCTAGTGATGAAGGGAGCCCCAGAGAGAATCCTGGACCGCTGTTCAACCATTTTGCTCCACGGAAAAGAGCTGCCATTGGATGATGAGATGAAAGATGCCTTCCAGAATGCTTACATTGAACTTGGGGGACTTGGAGAGAGAGTTCTGG GTTTCTGCCAACTTCTTCTTCCTGATGACCAGTTTGCTGAAGGCTTTGACTTCGATACAGAGGAGATGAACTTCCCCACTGAGAACCTGTGCTTTATTGGCCTCATGTCCATGATTGATCCTCCCCGTGCTGCTGTGCCTGATGCCGTGGGCAAGTGCAGGAGTGCTGGAATTAAG GTCATCATGGTGACTGGTGATCATCCAATCACAGCTAAGGCCATTGCCAAGAGTGTAGGTATCATATCGGAGGGAAATGAAACCGTTGAGGACATCGCCGCTCGACTGAACATTCCAGTTACAGAGGTTAACCCAAG AGATGCCAAGGCTTGTGTGGTCCATGGTGGTGAGCTGAAGGAACTAACATCAGAGCAGTTGGACAACATTCTGGCCCACCACACTGAGATCGTGTTTGCCAGAACTTCACCTCAGCAGAAACTGATCATTGTAGAAGGGTGCCAGCGTCAG GGTGCGATTGTAGCTGTGACAGGAGATGGTGTGAACGACTCTCCTGCCCTGAAGAAGGCTGACATTGGTGTTGCCATGGGCATTGCTGGATCAGACGTCTCCAAACAGGCTGCTGACATGATCCTTCTGGATGACAACTTTGCCTCCATTGTGACTGGTGTTGAGGAAG GTCGTCTGATCTTTGACAACTTGAAGAAGTCCATTGCCTACACCCTGACCAGTAACATTCCAGAAATATCacctttcctcctcttcatcattgcTGATATTCCACTGCCACTGGGAACTGTCACCATCCTTTGTATCGACCTGGGAACTGACATG GTTCCTGCTATCTCTCTGGCCTATGAAGAAGCTGAGAGTGACATTATGAAGAGACAGCCCAGAAACCCCAAAACAGACAAACTGGTCAATGAGAGACTCATCAGCATAGCCTATGGTCAAATTG gTATGATTCAGGCCACGGCCGGGTTCTTTTCCTACTTTGTCATCCTGGCTGAGAATGGATTCTTTCCCATGGACCTGCTGGGCCTGAGAGTTAACTGGGATAACAAAGACATGAACGACATGCAGGACAGTTATGGACAGCAGTGG ACATATGAGGGCAGAAAGATTGTGGAGTTTACCTGCCACACAGCCTTCTTTGCCAGCATCGTGGTCGTACAGTGGGCCGATCTGATCATTTGCAAGACCAGGAGGAATTCCATCCTTCAACAGGGAATGAA GAACAAGATCCTGATCTTTGGCCTGTTCGAGGAGACAGCCCTGGCTGCCTTCCTGTCTTATTGCCCTGGAATGGATGTTGCCCTCCGAATGTACCCACTCAA GCCTTGCTGGTGGTTCTGTGCTTTCCCCTACTCTCTGCTCATCTTCCTCTACGATGAAGGCCGGAGATACGTCATGCGACGCAACCCAGGAG GTTGGGTGGAAAaagaaacatactattga